CGATACCTGCGGGACACATCCTCAGGTTAAGGCTCGCGAAAAGAACCGCTGggatggggtgggggtggggctaGGGCAGGAGGAGAGACTTCATCGCTGGTACCGAGCTAGCTACGTTAGCAATGCTGTGTTATTGTGTTTCATTCACCTTTACCTCCCCTCGAATGCACATTCAACGAACACGGGCTCTTACATTTGGGAGGATATTGATGCTCATGTGCATGGGCgtggttgttttgttgttaatTTACCGAATTGATCGCGTGTTTGTGGCACTTTCtatgctccccccccccccccccaccacacacacacacacacacacacacacacgcacgcacacacaaaagcctTTATTCACCGCCTCTGAACACAACACACAGCTAACTCGGCCGTTGAATCGCGTTTTCCGGGTTGCTGCGGCGATGCTGTTTGACGGAAAGCGTCGCGGGCGTTCAAATTCTCTGCCGGGGTGTTTAATGCCAACGAAGGAAGCAGAAAGGCGCAGTTTAATCACTGTTAAAAGACTAAAGAAGTGTTGCTTAGCCGCTCCCCTCGATGAGTTCCGGTGCGTGCTAGCAAATTAAAGTTGGCGTAAAAGTGCTTCCGCTGGAGGAGCGATGGATGCTTGACTACATTCATGTTGAACACGCCAATGCATAGTAGGTGACATAGTGTAGCGCCTATTTAATTTGTTGCAGTTAAACATTTACCAAAtaccaataaaataaataaagttcattcattcattcattcattccataCTCAATGGCTattcatgcattcatttgttttaactTGACTGTATTCTCCCTCAGAATATGGTACTTTGTCGCaatctgtatttttaaaaacaaaaacatttgttgtcatCTAGTTTCTAAGTTGCTAGTTGATCTCCACGTCAAGTTGCTGAGAAAGATTGGGAAGTCTGTGTCGGCGGACAGATGGGAAAAATATCTGGTCAaggtaaaaacaacaaatcccAAAACATATCTCAGTAtcatattgaaaaaaagatcTAATATCAATAGTATTGTCCTCCCTGGAAGAAGAGGCTGAATGCTTGTTGCATTGCAGATATGCCAAGAGTTCAACACAGCGTGGGCATGGGAGCTGGAAGAAAAAGGCTACAAGAGCATGACAATGGAGAGCAAGACAGCCATCCTCAAAGTAAACAAAGCATCACACCAATTCCACAAAAGTCTTGAGTTTCCAATGTGTATTATTTGGCCTGTGCAGTATCTGTGCGAGAGTCAGTTCGATGACAACCTGAAGTTCAAGAACATCATCAATGAGGACGACCCGGACAAGATGCGTCTGCAGCCCATCGGCCGCGATAAAGATGGCCAGATGTACTGGTTTCAGCTGGACCGGGACAACAACGTCCGCCTCTATGTGGAGGAGCAGGACGACTTGGACGGCGCCTCATGGAAGTGCATTGTCAGGTACGAGGACAAGGAGGCGGCGGTATTCACTTGACGTTGACATTTGCTTCTTTCTCGCAGAGATCGCAACGACTTGGCGCAAGTGGTGACTCTGCTAAAGACGCACATTGATCCTGAACTCCTGAAGAGAGACACCAAAAGTGAAAAGGGGAAAGCAGGTCAACGCTTGCTTGCTTATTATTTTGAGAAGAATTCACATTGAATTTCTACAGCGTAGGCGGCAAATTCCAAAACGTTGACATTACAACTGCTTGGAAACAGACAGATTCATAAATtaattggattaaaaaaaaaaacgtttgaaaacgaacaaacctgagctttttattttcagctgAAGTAAAGGAAGATGAAAGCTCATCAGATGAGGACATGAAAGATTCCACCACCAGAGTGGCCTTCGAGATGTCCCCAAAGACGGAGAGCAACGGAAAATCGCATCACACCGCTGAGCTCAAATCAGAGACATCTGATATCAAATCGTCAGTGAACGGCGTAGCAGAAGCTCTGCCGGAGCAGTCCCTGGATCGTAGTTTAGTCAACAAAGTCCAGAGCATCAAAGAAGAGACGCTAGACAGGTCCGAAGCCGAGACGGAGACACAGGCCGCCCCCAACAACTTAGACGAGATCCAACAGATGCAGCAAGCCAAGATCCCGCTGAAGAAAAGAGGCATGAAGTTCGCGCCACTTTCTCAGCAGAAGGACCCCGTAAAAGACGAGCCCGCGTGCGAACAGACGCGTGGTGTCGGTGACCACATCAACGGTGAATCAGAGCCCGCGTTGGAGGCCCGCCTCCAGCCCTGCTTCGATCCAAATGAATTGGCATCCACAAAGGTACAGAAGGAATCCTGCTCTCCGGACACGGTCACACAGAAAGCGGCAGCCGCATCTCGCCCCGAGAGAGCTGATGACAAATTGTCCGACCACCGACGAGACGGCAATTTAACAAAGCCCAAACCAGCAGATGCCAACACGCAGTTTTCTGTGGAGGACAACATGGACCCATCCAAAAAGAAGGAGAAATCAAATGATGAGGTCGCAGCCAAAGGCCATCATTCAAATGACgcagaacaaaacaaaggacAAGTGGACAGCCAAGAAACAAGGAGCGAGAATCAAGCGGATAGACCGCAGGCTGCTGAGGACCAATCGTCCAACGACGACTGCGCTGCGGGGAGGCAAGACTCAGAGAAGCTCGCGAGGCCCGAATTGCAAGAATCCTCTGAGTCGACGGTCATAAGGGCCTTCGCTGTAGACTTGCGCCAGGAGAAGGCTGCCGACAGGGGTGCAAAAGCCAATGGACCTTCGGGGACTAACTCCCAAAGGCCAAGCCAGTCGGACGCCACCTGCCGGCTTGCGATGGACCGCTTGGCATCTGAATGGGCAGAAGAAGCAGCCATCGCTGCCCAACCCGACTGGGAAGAGCCACAAAAGGAATGCAATACACTTGCGCCTAAAGCCTCCTACGACTCAGTCGCCGTAGAACCTGAGCGGCCATCatcacaaaacaaagacatagACACAGAGAAAACCCTCCCATATCCAGaggacaaaagtgaaaatgcgACAGGAAAAGACTCCTCTGATCTATCCAAATCGACAAAAGCGGCTGGCAATCACAATACGGAACAGAACACTGCAGCCGCTCTGAACAAACGCGAGGAAGACCAGTTTGATAAAGAATCGGAAAATGCCAACCGAGTTCTGCCAGACGTCCAACTTGAATGTCAAGAAAGCAGAAGGGAATCGACCCGTTCCAAAGTCGTCACCACGTCGGAAAACGACACTTCTGATGCATTGTTGAAAACGGGGCTTCAAAGCGGGACCCGAAAAGGCCACATGGAGCCTCTGCCCACGAGCGCTGATCCGCCGCCGAGTCGGGAGCCGACCCAAAGCAAATCCAAGAGTGAGTCTGAAAACTGTGAGCCCAAAAGTCTCAAGGCTTCAGCACTGGATGAAAAATGGCACCACGCAGAGATTGACCGTCAAAAGGATTCTAAAAGCCAGGAACTCTCCAAAAGGAAAGAAGAGTTCAAAACACTCAACTCCACTGACACAACTGAAGAAAATGACGCCGGGGCAAGAGAAGACGCCAGCAAGGTGTCTCAAAGCAACAATGAGAAAGAATCCAACAAGGATGCCCAAGCAGAACAGCTCCCCAGAACAACAGAGAAAAGCGCACACGTTGGATCTAAAACAACCAAAGTCGGTGACGGAAAAGCcagccacaaacacacaatgaaaAGCCAGCCAGAGATCAGCGATGCCACCAAAAGCCACAAAGAGGAGAGCGCACCAGAGAGCATCACACTTCAACACCAAAGCGAGTCCCAAACGGGAAAACTTTGCAGAAGCGAACAGAACAAAGCCAAAGCCGACCACCATACTGAGGCGACACAAGAGAGCCACGGCAAAAGTCCAGCAAGAACACCGCAAGACCAAAGCCATCATCACGACTCCAGGAAACAGAGCGGCCACCCAGCTCCACCGGACACAGGGTGCCGAGAAAGCAAAAAGGCTCAACCTGTTCCCCAACACAACAAAACCATTCATCCCAAGTTGGCGCTGGAAGGATGTGACGGTGAGGTTCTGGCACAAAGTTGGCCAGCGGGGGACAAAAGCAAGGTGGCGAGCCAGCAAAGCCAGGCCCAGAAAGAGGTGGAGCCAACCAAGTCCCAGACTTTGCCAAAGTGTCAAAGTGAAAAGCTTTCTGCGGCGGCACAGGCGCAATCCGGGGCAGCTCACAGCAGAAGTGAGGGAGAAGAGTCCGACAAAGAGGCGGCCATTGGTGCCCGGACAAGAGTCTCAACGGCGGCGGCGTCCCACCGACGCTGGTTCAAACTCCAACAGGAGGAGCAGCGAGGTGACTCAGAGTCCGACTCCAACGCGGGTGGCGTGTCTTTGAGACGCTCGCCCCGGATAGCCAGACCCGCGCAAAAGGCACTCCGAGACAAGAAGGTCGAGAAGCCTCGCGAGGAACAAGAAGAAGTGGAGGAGGTTGCGAGGAAGCCCAGAGACAAGAAGGTGGACCAGGATGGTCATCCCAAGCCAAAGGTGAGTTTGCCTCCTCAGCTTCCTGTTTTCAACGCAAATGGGTGGCCAACGACCATCTGGCTTGAAATCAAACCAGTAGATAGCAGCGTTGGACGCCAGTGCTCATGGAACACGTGGTTCCATTTTGGGCTTTATgatggtttatttttgtttgatttttttcatctaaACCATTTTAAGAAAGCAACTATGGTGCTGAAATTTCACTCAggatgttaaaacttgtcaaTGTTCAAAATGACACCAAGCTGCAATTTTACACCATTGCAGTGAGGAGATGTCATTTAATACTAAACCGCATATAAATGACACATTGATCAAATTGATTCCCATTATAAATCACAATTTTTATGATGCATGACAGCAAAAACAGGAAATTTGTGTTCTGAGGTCTTACACTACCTTAGCCACCAGGTGGCGCCAAAGACTTAACCTTGCACAGCAATGCATAGCAATGGCTACACACTAGAACAATTTTACGCCATAAAAACTGACGTGATTGGGAGAagcgttgtgtgtgtgtgtgtgcgtgcgtgcgtttgcTGAGCAATGGGAAAATTCtgatgaaaatgtgattttggtTTACTAAAAGTTCTCCCAAAATtcctggtgtgtgtgtgtgtgcgtgcgcgcgtgcgcgtgtgtgcgtgcgtgtgtgtgcgtgcgcgcgtgcgtgtgtgtgtgtgtgcgtgcctgcgtctgttttagtgtttgtgtgcacattgTTTGCATGGACCCATTACATTGCATCGCTGCTGGTGGAAGTTGATTTGCAAAatcaagtaccgtattttccggactataagtcgctctggagtacaagtcgcaccagccataaaatgcataataaagaagaaaaaaacatataagtcacactggagtacaagtcgcatttttgggggaactttatttgacaaaatccaacaccaagaacagacacgAATAGGCAACAGGCTGAAcggtacggtatgctaacgttacataaacacataaaaGAGGAACTGAGACAgagcctgacgtaacatattaagagttatttaaataactataacataaataagtttatcaaaccatctgtgtcactccaaatcattaaatccattgaaatcttcgtcctctgtgtcacttattCACAACTccgctgactccggaagtaaatgcagcgctgacgtcagactcgtcgtcagttgcggttccaattattccacaggcccatataactatatataaactagagatgcaccgatccgatatctggatcggatatcggccccgatatcaacaaaatagatggatcgggtatcggaaaatgcagccgatctgtgagccgatcctttccttaatctattgggacgcgggctacgtcatacgtcagcagcacgtgtgccgcgggacgcgggctacgtcatacgtcagcagcacgtgtgccgcgggacgcgggctacgtcatacgtcagcagcacgtgtgccgcatgccacgagagttttctaaacaaacgcaaacatggagcgaacgaaagagtcagctgtgtggaggtactttaaactgaacacgccaactagctcgacggcagtttgtaatgtctgcaaagctaatgttgccaggggtggtggtagtactgcCAGTTATAGTACTACCAATTTAATTAAGCATCTCCAGAAACACCACGCAACGGAGCACCAGGAGTTCCAGCAGTTGAGCAGATCAAAGGGAGCGGGAGGTGGACCTACACAGCAGTTAACGTTAGCAGATGCACTGCAAAGATGGGAGAAATTCCCAGGCAATAGCGCAAAAGCTATGAGAATTACTGAGAAAGTGCTGGAATTCATGGTTTTGGATGGACAACTGATGAGTGTTGTTGAAAACGAGGGCTTCCGACGTTTACTTGAGCACCTGGAGCCATGGTACAATTTGCCATCGCGCAAGTATTTTTCTGAGACCGCACTGTCAGAAATGTATGAGAAAGTGTGCGAACACTTGTCACAAGAATTAAGAGATGTAGATGCCATGAGCTTCACAACTATGTAGAGACATGTTTACATTGCTTGATTATTGTATGTGACCAAGTCACTTGTTTATTCTCTTGTCCCGAtgctatattttatttttaattccactCTGCACTTTCAGTATTtagaaatcattttgaatgttttttttttgtgttcgaCTAAGCagagcttgttttcagggagcacttctcattgctgcttaaatgagcatttagagcaaagaactgtgtagtcatgcctgatgccattgcctttagtcttttctgttccacatgtagggtatgtagcttgttaagtcaaccataatatcggatcggtatcgGGTATCGACCGATACGCAAAGACACGGCATCGGTATCGgtatcgaaactgaaaaagtcggatcggtgcatctctaatataaactatatagcaaataactataacataaataacaagtttatcaaaccatccgtgtcactccaaatcattaaatgcaTCGAAAtcgtcatcctctgtgtcacttaaaaacaaCTCCGCTGACACCGGAAGTCAGTGGACGGTGGAAGTCAATGAATGTCAGACTCaccgtcagttgcagttccaattattccacagttCTAGAACGCCCTCATGTggtgtaaaatgaaaataacgtGAAGTGATAAACTAgactagtaagtaagtaatgtgttactGATCAAGTAATactgtgttaataatttcacatataagtcactcctgattataagtcgcaccaccgaccaaactatgaaaaaaactgactcatagtccggaaaatacggtatctgATCCGCCTGTATGGTGTCACTTTCAGTCTTTATCTGCGTGTTCAGATGCCTCAAAACTTCAAAGAGCTCTGTGCAGGGAGGGCTGCGAATTCAAACGATGCACTTGCTTGAATATCAACCCTGAACCTGGCAGCGACGTTTTCGTGGATGAGCAGCTCGTCTCTTCAAACAATACAGGCTAAATACAGACTCAAGATTTGGGCAATTTGCAATGCTGACAGTTCTTATGCACTCAAGCTGCATGTTTATTCATAAAAGCCTCCAAATGCGCTAATAATGTACCGTATAGCTTGTCCCCAGGGGGGTCgcaggcatgctggagcctaccccggcagtcatcgggcagtaggcgggggtcACCCTGAGCTGGttaccagccaatcacagtgcACTCGGAGACAAACGATTGTTTTCATTCGCACTCACATCTATAGGGAATTTGGAATGCTCCAGCGGCCAGAGTatccagagaaaacccacacaggcacgcaACCTCCATACAGgggagggccagaggtggaattgaacccacaacctctgaactgtgaggcagagatgctacccagtgcaccaccTTGCTGTAATcaagaaaatattcaaattgtatttattttcgaATATACACCATACACCTTTATATTTGCATAAACATAGTCATGTCCACAGATGGCAAAGATGGCAGATATAATTAAGTAATTGAAAAACTATACATTTATGGATAGGTCTGATGCCACTGAACATTTGGAgtgattgaaaataaaaaaaatattcagaacTGACTCAGTGATCATACCTCAAAAGCACTGCCCAACATgggacaaattttgcatttagtttttttttttctcaaaacctGCCATTGTCAGCAAAACAAgcatttaaaatacattttgttgctATGACTTATTGACTTATTCAATACTATAATTATGtcatgaaatattcaaattagatttttgtttatatacatatatatatacagtgccttgcgaaagtattcggcccccttgaacctttcaacatttcgccacatttcaggcttcaaacataaagatataaaattgtaattttttgtcaagaatcaacaagtgggacacaatcgtgaagtggaatgaaatttattggataatttaaacttttttaacaaataaaaaactgaaaagtggggcgtgcaatattttatcaaagtcaaagtcagctttattgtcaatcccttcatatgtcaagacacacaaagaaaccgaaattccgtttcctccatcccacggtgacgagacatacaagtaggcgacacaaaacaaaaacaagaaggcacaaaccataaataataaataataaataaaataaaataaaatgagcgatgaataaaaacagaccaataacccattgaatatgaggggcaaaaccgagccagtgagcatacagcaagaacaggacgctacgctgaaagggggagcgagttcaggatcctaacagcctggagtacgaagctgttggaaagtctggtggtgcgggagcgcaggctcctgtaccgcctcccagagggcagaagttcaaacaaagagtgagcggggtgactcacatcactcacaatcttggtcgccttgcgggtgagatgggaggtgtaaatgtccttcaaggaggggagagaagcaccaatagtcttactagccgttttcacaatgcgctgcagggccttcaagtcttggtcagtgcagctgccaccccagacagcaatacagctggagaggacgctctcaatggtgccgcggtaaaaagtagtcatgacggccggaggagtccccgctcgcctgagtttccgaaggaagtacaggcggcgctgggccttcttcgccagcgacgcggtgttggtggaccaggagagatcctcactgatgtgcacccccaggaacctggcgctgctcactctcaccaccacagcaccgtcgatggtcagcggcaggtgttgggcgtgacccttccggaagtcaacgacaatctccttggtcttgtcgacgttcagcaggaggttgttgtccctgcaccacgcggtcagaaggtcaacctccagcctgtattgagcctgtatattattcggcccctttactttcagtgcagcaaactcactccagaagttcagtgaggatctttgaatgatccaatgttgtcctaaatgactgatgatgataaatagaatgcacctgtgtgtaatcaagtctccgtataaatgatgatagtctcagggttctgtttaaagcgcagagagaaccatgaagacaaaggaacacaccaggcaggtccgagatactgttgtggagaagtttaaagccggatttggaaacaaaaagatttcccaagctttaaacatctcaaggagcactgtgcaagcaattatattgaaatggaaggagtatcagaccactgcaaatctaccaagacccggccgtccctccaaactttcatctcaaacaaggagaagactgatcagagatgcagccaagaggcccatgatcactctggatgcagataactacagctgaggtgggagagtctgtccataggacaacaatcagtcgtgcactgcacaaatctggcctttatggaagagtggcaagaagaaagccatttctcaaagatatccataaaacgtctcgtttaaagtttgccacaagccacctgggagacacaccaaacatgtggaagaaggtgctctggtcagatgaaaccaaaatcgaactttttggccacaatgcaaaacgatatgtttggcgtaaaagcaacacagctcatcaccctgaacacaccatccccactgtcaaacatggtggtggcagcatcatggtttgggcctgcttttcttcagcagggacagggaagatggctaaaattgatgggaagatggatggagccaaatacaggatcattctggaagaaaacctgttggagtctgcaaaagacctgagactgggacggagatttatcttccaacaggacaatgatccaaaacataaagccaaatctacaatggaatggttcacaaatagacgtatccaggtgttagaatggccaagtcaaagtccagacctgaatccaatcgagaatctgtggaaagagctgaagactgctgttcacaaacgctctccatccaacctcactgagctcgagctgttttgcaaggaagaatgggcaagaattccagtctcttgatgtgcaaaactgatagagacataccccaagcgacttgcagctgtaattgcagcaaaaggtggcgctacaaagtattagcgcaagggggccgaataatattgcacgccccacttttctgtattttatttgttaaaaaagtttaaattatccaataaatttcgttccacttcacgattgtgtcccacttgttgttgattcttgacaaaaaattaaaattttatatctttatgtttgaagcctgaaatgtggtgaaatgttgaaaggttcaagggggccgaatactttcgcaaggcactgtatatatatatttaatttttaaaagggCATTCAAAAAAGTATGTTGCTATGACTTATTGACTTATTCAATACTCTAATCATGTCATTAAAAATTTTAAttcgatttttgttttaatatatgTGCAGCTTAATTATCTTTGATATAAGGATAAAATTCTAATATTGTCCACAGAGggcatcaaaaataaaaatataattgaaaAACTATCATTTTATCTATGGATCGGTCTGATGCCACTCAACATTTTGAGTggttgaaagtaaaaaaataattagaaaTGACAAAGCACTGCCCAACATGGGATAAATTTTGCGTTTCagtattaccgtattttcacgaCCATAGGGCGCACATAAACGCctataattttctcaaaaaccgaaggtgcgccttttaagaggtgcgccttttgtgtggaccaaattaaaaaatctataaagttgttttgtgtggcttccgtaaTATACAGGCGTAGACGTAGatcgggacaaaaaaaacaatcagaggactAGATGTAACACGTAGAGGAGTACGTACCTTCGCcgccattgttttgtgtggcttccgcctCGTAGatcgggacaaaaaaaacaatcacaggaCTAGACGTGTCACGTAAAGGAGTACGTACCTTCGCcgccattgttttgtgtggcttccgccaCACAGAGACGTAATATATAGgcacccgatgaaccaatcaaaggacattacgttttacATAACTGATGATTGCCTGATGACTCCAGCACCTGGACTTGAGGATGTAatctggggagaggacgctggCGCTGATTGTTCGCTGCTTCTCCACCAGAAATAGTttagttttagtgtttttatttatttattttttagccatTATTAAAGTTTAGTTTTTAGCATCTAGTTTTAGTGTGCAGGCTGGAGCGGTCGGGCCGCAGTTGCCGGGACCGCAACGGGCCATAAGTTGAGCGGAGAGGCCCTGTCGGGCGGAGCTGGCGAGGAAGGAGAGGACGGTGTTGGTGAGGCCGGCGCGGTCGGCCCACGGTCGCCTGGACCGCGGCGAACCTCCACAGTTAGCCGGCTGCCTACTACGGCGAACCCCCCCGCCAAGGCATCCTGGATAGCCTAGCCAATGGCTAACACTCAAGTTTAGTGTTCTCCAACCGGCACCATGTTAACTTACTCCATCCCCCGCTTGCTGGAGCTGAGTAATCACACCGTTCCAGGGTGTGTCTCAGTCATCAAACAACTCGGACTTCTCCGCAGACCACGTTACATCCACAGAAGCACCCGTCGtaactttgttttctcccGACCCATCCATAACACTGTaccatccatctgctcctcctccgcccgACACCCCGTCGCATGTCCAACACGTCATCAGAGACCTGGCGCACTTGGATCTTATTGTAGCAACCATGCGGGGCTGCAGTACTACAGGTGGCCTGGAAAACATGGTGTGGGCTTCACTCCTGCACGGTGTGGACTCCGACACAAGACGGACACCGGGTTGCCGGGAAAACACGGAGTGGACATTTCTCCAGCACGGAACGGACTCCAGCACGGAACGGACTCCAACACGGAGCGGCCCCCGGATGGCCAGGACAAAACG
The sequence above is drawn from the Syngnathus acus chromosome 14, fSynAcu1.2, whole genome shotgun sequence genome and encodes:
- the rsf1b.1 gene encoding remodeling and spacing factor 1 isoform X2 — translated: MAASAATASCAPALCPNYAVICSFLERYGAQLDLPELTFPQLERYLRDTSSVSKLLVDLHVKLLRKIGKSVSADRWEKYLVKICQEFNTAWAWELEEKGYKSMTMESKTAILKYLCESQFDDNLKFKNIINEDDPDKMRLQPIGRDKDGQMYWFQLDRDNNVRLYVEEQDDLDGASWKCIVRDRNDLAQVVTLLKTHIDPELLKRDTKSEKGKAAEVKEDESSSDEDMKDSTTRVAFEMSPKTESNGKSHHTAELKSETSDIKSSVNGVAEALPEQSLDRSLVNKVQSIKEETLDRSEAETETQAAPNNLDEIQQMQQAKIPLKKRGMKFAPLSQQKDPVKDEPACEQTRGVGDHINGESEPALEARLQPCFDPNELASTKVQKESCSPDTVTQKAAAASRPERADDKLSDHRRDGNLTKPKPADANTQFSVEDNMDPSKKKEKSNDEVAAKGHHSNDAEQNKGQVDSQETRSENQADRPQAAEDQSSNDDCAAGRQDSEKLARPELQESSESTVIRAFAVDLRQEKAADRGAKANGPSGTNSQRPSQSDATCRLAMDRLASEWAEEAAIAAQPDWEEPQKECNTLAPKASYDSVAVEPERPSSQNKDIDTEKTLPYPEDKSENATGKDSSDLSKSTKAAGNHNTEQNTAAALNKREEDQFDKESENANRVLPDVQLECQESRRESTRSKVVTTSENDTSDALLKTGLQSGTRKGHMEPLPTSADPPPSREPTQSKSKSESENCEPKSLKASALDEKWHHAEIDRQKDSKSQELSKRKEEFKTLNSTDTTEENDAGAREDASKVSQSNNEKESNKDAQAEQLPRTTEKSAHVGSKTTKVGDGKASHKHTMKSQPEISDATKSHKEESAPESITLQHQSESQTGKLCRSEQNKAKADHHTEATQESHGKSPARTPQDQSHHHDSRKQSGHPAPPDTGCRESKKAQPVPQHNKTIHPKLALEGCDGEVLAQSWPAGDKSKVASQQSQAQKEVEPTKSQTLPKCQSEKLSAAAQAQSGAAHSRSEGEESDKEAAIGARTRVSTAAASHRRWFKLQQEEQRGDSESDSNAGGVSLRRSPRIARPAQKALRDKKVEKPREEQEEVEEVARKPRDKKVDQDGHPKPKGRKRRKARWSNMHGHHKRKGSNDDDESAEDSEEEEDDSDEDYKVERGAKRRRGASDSSSDDDLPPNDDPCKHCGLPNHPELILLCDWCDSGYHTACLRPPLMLIPDGEWFCPPCQHKKLCDNLEEQLLNLDAALKRKQRAERRKERLIYVGISVENIIAPSTELEEEKQEVMVKEKEAKRRRSWGRRSTRAKKNISYRFDEFDEAIEGAIEEDVKEAEGGGAGRGKDMANITGGKDMGAIIQSEEGKENGRAPRPEATRRKKKRRHRRLNDLDSESTMDDDESEDEFCLSESSEEDFAVSDNETAAESDSDVSGKQRSAESRAKDLPARRRGSRRRRRPKGYSDDEEVETDEDDEEEEMASQGSSDYSDSDLDVSRRRSRRSHKAHVNYHETSESDGSRAGSHREKNKPGRRPDSSESEASFSGDSEDVSNERPTRRWLDSSEDERRESGKQRPRCLALKRRRGSEEEDSEHGSDDSTEEDRPVRKRVNRIDSDDDEEAEDKAEDKAEGKAEGKAEGKAEGKAEGKGEDKGEALEEKVREEKKVSEKATELSERNNGQAAKEDEDEDDLLGVTDLVDYVCNNEQL
- the rsf1b.1 gene encoding remodeling and spacing factor 1 isoform X6, with the protein product MAASAATASCAPALCPNYAVICSFLERYGAQLDLPELTFPQLERYLRDTSSVSKLLVDLHVKLLRKIGKSVSADRWEKYLVKICQEFNTAWAWELEEKGYKSMTMESKTAILKYLCESQFDDNLKFKNIINEDDPDKMRLQPIGRDKDGQMYWFQLDRDNNVRLYVEEQDDLDGASWKCIVRDRNDLAQVVTLLKTHIDPELLKRDTKSEKGKAAEVKEDESSSDEDMKDSTTRVAFEMSPKTESNGKSHHTAELKSETSDIKSSVNGVAEALPEQSLDRSLVNKVQSIKEETLDRSEAETETQAAPNNLDEIQQMQQAKIPLKKRGMKFAPLSQQKDPVKDEPACEQTRGVGDHINGESEPALEARLQPCFDPNELASTKVQKESCSPDTVTQKAAAASRPERADDKLSDHRRDGNLTKPKPADANTQFSVEDNMDPSKKKEKSNDEVAAKGHHSNDAEQNKGQVDSQETRSENQADRPQAAEDQSSNDDCAAGRQDSEKLARPELQESSESTVIRAFAVDLRQEKAADRGAKANGPSGTNSQRPSQSDATCRLAMDRLASEWAEEAAIAAQPDWEEPQKECNTLAPKASYDSVAVEPERPSSQNKDIDTEKTLPYPEDKSENATGKDSSDLSKSTKAAGNHNTEQNTAAALNKREEDQFDKESENANRVLPDVQLECQESRRESTRSKVVTTSENDTSDALLKTGLQSGTRKGHMEPLPTSADPPPSREPTQSKSKSESENCEPKSLKASALDEKWHHAEIDRQKDSKSQELSKRKEEFKTLNSTDTTEENDAGAREDASKVSQSNNEKESNKDAQAEQLPRTTEKSAHVGSKTTKVGDGKASHKHTMKSQPEISDATKSHKEESAPESITLQHQSESQTGKLCRSEQNKAKADHHTEATQESHGKSPARTPQDQSHHHDSRKQSGHPAPPDTGCRESKKAQPVPQHNKTIHPKLALEGCDGEVLAQSWPAGDKSKVASQQSQAQKEVEPTKSQTLPKCQSEKLSAAAQAQSGAAHSRSEGEESDKEAAIGARTRVSTAAASHRRWFKLQQEEQRGDSESDSNAGGVSLRRSPRIARPAQKALRDKKVEKPREEQEEVEEVARKPRDKKVDQDGHPKPKGRKRRKARWSNMHGHHKRKGSNDDDESAEDSEEEEDDSDEDYKVERGAKRRRGASDSSSDDDLPPNDDPCKHCGLPNHPELILLCDWCDSGYHTACLRPPLMLIPDGEWFCPPCQHKKLCDNLEEQLLNLDAALKRKQRAERRKERLIYVGISVENIIAPSTELEEEKQEVMVKEKEAKRRRSWGRRSTRAKKNISYRFDEFDEAIEGAIEEDVKEAEGGGAGRGKDMANITGGKDMGAIIQSEEGKENGRAPRPEATRRKKKRRHRRLNDLDSESTMDDDESEDEFCLSESSEEDFAVSDNETAAESDSDVSGKQRSAESRAKDLPARRRGSRRRRRPKGYSDDEEVETDEDDEEEEMASQGSSDYSDSDLDVSRRRSRRSHKAHVNYHETSESDGSRAGSHREKNKPGRRPDSSESEASFSGDSEDVSNERPTRRWLDSSEDERRESGKQRPRCLALKRRRGSEEEDSEHGSDDSTEEDRPVRKRVNRIDSDDDEEAEDKAEDKAEGKAEGKAEGKAEGKAEEKVREEKKVSEKATELSERNNGQAAKEDEDEDDLLGVTDLVDYVCNNEQL